A part of Miscanthus floridulus cultivar M001 chromosome 6, ASM1932011v1, whole genome shotgun sequence genomic DNA contains:
- the LOC136458498 gene encoding ABC transporter G family member 10-like, with the protein MEATTVMSQGGGKDDSGGGGRRRQRYRIETRALSYVLPPRGGRYFPWSAAGAGGKEEQRLLLRGVTCEAPPGELVAIVGPSGAGKTTLLSVLAGSADPARVAAGEVLVNGLPMDAARFRRVSGYVPQDDALFPALTAEESLVYSARLRLRLRGGGGGGGPSSSGAASDRARELMAELGLGHVAASRVADVSGGERRRVSIGMDLVHDPAVLLLDEPTSGLDSGSALHIVKMLRDMAAKHAKTVVLTIHQPGFRILELIDRVVLLADGAVRHHGSLDFLQSRLIATGHAIPAHVNVLEYAMETIDSLKPDVTAVTTITAAAASANPVPASARRTGYANSPAAEVRILAGRFAKTVLRTPQLFAARMAQSVLAGAFLGSIFLGTTDLQSRLGFFAFNLTYLLSSTTEALPVFLHERRILERETSRGAYRVSSYVASNAVVFLPFLLAAALLYAAPVYWLVGLSREPAAFAYFALVVWLVMLTANSFVACLSALAPNYIVGNSVVAGLIGCFFLFSGYFVASKNIPRYWVFMHYASLFKYPFEALVVNEYGGARGARECLASAGGAGGLCVLDGAGLLRQQGMREGMRWSNLGVMIGFVVGYRLLCFVFLCIRCHCTRR; encoded by the coding sequence ATGGAGGCGACGACGGTCATGTCGCAGGGCGGCGGCAAGgacgacagcggcggcggcggccgccggagGCAGCGGTACCGCATCGAGACCAGGGCGCTGTCGTACGTGCTCCCGCCGCGGGGCGGGCGCTACTTCCCGTGGTCCGCAGCCGGGGCCGGGGGCAAGGAGGAGCAGAGACTGCTGCTGCGCGGCGTCACGTGCGAGGCACCGCCGGGGGAGCTGGTGGCGATCGTGGGGCCGAGCGGCGCGGGCAAGACGACGCTGCTGTCGGTGCTGGCCGGGTCCGCGGACCCGGCAAGGGTGGCGGCCGGGGAGGTGCTGGTGAACGGGCTGCCCATGGACGCCGCCAGGTTCCGCCGCGTGTCGGGGTACGTGCCGCAGGACGACGCGCTGTTCCCGGCGCTCACCGCCGAGGAGTCGCTCGTGTACAGCGCGCGCCTGCGCCTGaggctgcgcggcggcggcggtggagggggGCCGTCGTCGTCCGGCGCGGCGTCAGACCGGGCGCGGGAGCTCATGGCGGAGCTCGGGCTGGGCCACGTCGCGGCGTCCAGGGTCGCCGACGTGTCCGGCGGCGAGCGCAGGCGGGTGTCCATCGGGATGGACCTCGTGCACGACCCGGCCGTGCTGCTGCTGGATGAGCCCACGTCGGGGCTCGACTCGGGCTCCGCGCTCCACATTGTCAAGATGCTCAGGGACATGGCCGCCAAGCACGCCAAGACCGTCGTGCTCACCATCCACCAGCCCGGGTTCCGCATCCTCGAGCTCATCGACCGCGTCGTGCTCCTCGCAGACGGAGCCGTCCGACACCACGGCTCCCTCGACTTCCTCCAGTCACGCCTCATCGCCACGGGCCACGCCATCCCCGCCCACGTCAACGTCCTCGAGTACGCCATGGAGACCATCGACTCCCTCAAGCCCGACGTCACTGCGGTCACCAcgatcaccgccgccgccgcttcggcGAACCCGGTGCCCGCATCCGCGCGGCGAACGGGGTACGCCAACTCGCCGGCGGCGGAGGTGCGCATCCTGGCGGGGCGGTTCGCCAAGACGGTGCTGCGGACGCCGCAGCTGTTCGCGGCGCGGATGGCGCAGTCGGTGCTGGCCGGCGCGTTCCTCGGCAGCATCTTCCTGGGCACCACCGACCTGCAGTCCCGCCTCGGCTTCTTCGCCTTCAATCTCACCTACCTGCTCTCCTCCACCACCGAGGCGCTGCCCGTGTTCCTCCACGAGCGCCGCATCCTGGAGCGGGAGACCTCCCGCGGCGCCTACCGCGTGTCCTCCTACGTCGCCTCcaacgccgtcgtcttcctccccttcctcctcgcCGCGGCGCTGCTCTACGCGGCGCCCGTGTACTGGCTCGTGGGCCTGTCGCGCGAGCCCGCCGCCTTCGCCTACTTCGCGCTCGTCGTCTGGCTCGTCATGCTCACCGCCAACTCCTTCGTCGCCTGCCTCAGCGCGCTGGCGCCCAACTACATCGTGGGGAACTCCGTCGTCGCGGGGCTCATcggctgcttcttcctcttctccggcTACTTCGTGGCGAGCAAGAACATCCCGCGCTACTGGGTGTTCATGCACTACGCCAGCCTGTTCAAGTACCCGTTCGAGGCCCTGGTGGTAAACGAGTACGGCGGCGCGCGCGGCGCCAGGGAGTGCCTCGCCTCGGCCGGCGGCGCGGGGGGTCTCTGCGTGCTCGACGGCGCGGGGCTGCTGCGGCAGCAGGGGATGCGGGAGGGCATGCGATGGAGCAACCTGGGCGTCATGATCGGCTTCGTGGTCGGCTACAGGCTGCTCTGCTTCGTCTTCCTCTGCATCAGGTGCCACTGCACGAGGAGGTGA